One Sediminibacillus dalangtanensis genomic region harbors:
- the fliF gene encoding flagellar basal-body MS-ring/collar protein FliF encodes MKQKIDIYKEKLTKFWSSKSSRQKGVMIGSLLMVLFLIIGGTLLASKSDMVPLYNNLSIQEVGQIKTELDAKGVQYELQDAGKTILVPEQDADTLLVDLAAQGLPNSGNVDYSFFSDNTSWGMTDNEFDVIQLDAMQTEIANLIKSIDGIQDANVMINKPEEPLFVSEQPLEASASIVLNTQPGYQLEPGQIKSLYHLVSKTVPNLPTDNIVIMNQNFEYFDLNDTATAGNTDTYTYQQNVKQDIERDIQRRVQQMIGMMVGNNKVIASVTADIDFTQENRVEELVTPVDEDNMEGLPVSVETIKETYTGGAPEGGVAGTGEEEVTNYPAGEEGQDGDYEMVKESINNEFNRIKKEIVESPYKIRDLGIQVAVDNTKSVDNETGEVQYLSAAEEATVEDGISSILDSIITTSIDKEYGEVNPEEKVSIVLQEFNGSKGSSAQPQATIPTWMYIAGGVLIAIILALIWMLWRRRSTEEEEEYEYTEESYVPDPVTIPDIEESPETEAGVRTKQLEKLAKDKPEEFAKLLRSWIAED; translated from the coding sequence ATGAAACAGAAAATTGACATCTATAAAGAAAAATTGACGAAATTCTGGAGTTCCAAGTCTTCCAGACAAAAAGGAGTCATGATCGGTTCTCTCCTGATGGTTCTTTTTTTGATTATTGGTGGAACATTACTTGCAAGTAAAAGCGATATGGTTCCCTTATATAATAATTTGTCTATACAGGAAGTAGGACAGATTAAAACAGAACTGGATGCTAAAGGAGTCCAGTATGAACTTCAGGATGCAGGTAAAACGATATTGGTTCCAGAACAGGACGCTGACACGCTGTTGGTCGATCTTGCTGCACAAGGATTGCCGAACAGTGGAAATGTTGATTATTCGTTTTTCAGTGACAATACATCTTGGGGAATGACAGACAATGAGTTTGATGTCATCCAACTAGATGCAATGCAGACGGAAATCGCCAATCTTATAAAAAGTATCGACGGTATTCAGGATGCCAACGTGATGATCAACAAACCAGAAGAGCCGTTATTTGTCAGCGAGCAGCCTCTCGAAGCTTCGGCATCAATCGTTTTGAATACACAGCCGGGATATCAGTTGGAACCGGGCCAGATTAAATCTTTATATCATTTAGTGTCCAAAACGGTGCCGAACCTCCCTACTGATAATATCGTCATCATGAATCAAAATTTTGAGTATTTTGACTTAAATGATACAGCGACTGCCGGAAATACGGACACATATACGTATCAACAGAATGTAAAGCAAGACATTGAACGGGATATTCAACGACGGGTGCAACAAATGATTGGCATGATGGTCGGAAACAATAAGGTAATTGCTTCCGTTACTGCCGATATTGATTTCACCCAGGAAAACAGGGTCGAAGAATTGGTTACGCCCGTAGATGAGGATAATATGGAAGGCTTACCGGTAAGCGTAGAGACCATCAAAGAAACTTATACAGGAGGCGCTCCGGAAGGCGGTGTCGCGGGCACAGGGGAAGAGGAAGTAACCAATTATCCAGCCGGTGAGGAAGGGCAGGATGGCGATTACGAAATGGTCAAAGAATCGATAAACAATGAGTTTAATCGAATTAAGAAAGAAATCGTCGAAAGTCCTTATAAAATTAGAGACCTTGGAATACAAGTGGCAGTGGATAATACAAAATCTGTCGACAATGAAACAGGGGAAGTTCAATATTTGTCGGCTGCTGAAGAAGCAACGGTGGAAGACGGCATTTCATCAATCCTTGATTCAATCATTACCACTTCGATCGACAAGGAGTATGGCGAAGTGAACCCGGAAGAAAAAGTGTCGATTGTCTTACAGGAATTCAACGGCAGTAAGGGTTCTTCCGCTCAGCCGCAAGCTACCATTCCTACTTGGATGTATATCGCCGGCGGGGTTTTGATCGCTATCATACTGGCATTGATTTGGATGCTTTGGAGAAGAAGAAGCACGGAAGAAGAGGAAGAGTACGAATATACTGAAGAATCTTACGTCCCTGACCCAGTCACTATCCCGGATATTGAAGAAAGTCCGGAAACGGAAGCAGGGGTTCGTACCAAGCAACTAGAAAAACTTGCAAAAGATAAACCGGAAGAATTTGCGAAACTGCTTCGCAGTTGGATTGCGGAAGATTAG
- the flgC gene encoding flagellar basal body rod protein FlgC, which translates to MSIFNALNTSASALTAQRLRMDTVSSNIANADTTRATMNENGEYEPYRRKLVSLEAKTPDFQSFLQKASGKSSSPGQGVRVSEISEDQEPFKLVYNPNHPDADQNGYVQLPNVDPLEEMVDLMSATRSYEANVTSVNATKSMLLKALEIGK; encoded by the coding sequence ATGAGCATTTTCAATGCACTGAATACTAGCGCAAGTGCACTTACAGCTCAGAGATTGAGAATGGACACTGTTTCCTCCAATATTGCCAATGCGGATACGACCCGGGCGACTATGAACGAAAATGGTGAATATGAACCATATCGAAGGAAACTGGTCTCACTGGAAGCAAAAACACCCGACTTTCAATCTTTTCTGCAGAAAGCATCTGGAAAATCTTCGAGCCCCGGGCAAGGCGTCAGGGTGAGTGAAATATCAGAAGATCAAGAACCATTCAAACTTGTTTATAATCCCAATCATCCGGATGCGGATCAAAATGGTTATGTACAACTACCGAATGTCGATCCGCTTGAAGAAATGGTTGATTTGATGAGTGCCACAAGGTCATACGAAGCGAACGTTACTTCTGTAAATGCGACAAAGAGCATGCTGCTTAAAGCACTGGAAATAGGAAAATAA
- the flgB gene encoding flagellar basal body rod protein FlgB has product MSFFGNTISNLEKSLDYASLKNQTISNNIANADTPGYKAQQVAFKDVLNSEMNNGFQTKRTDARHIDFGSDTAQQSFRIVSNTNTTYNHNGNNVDIDKEMTELAKNQIYYQGLVDRLNGKFSSLQTVIKGGR; this is encoded by the coding sequence GTGTCTTTCTTTGGGAATACAATTAGCAATTTAGAGAAATCATTGGATTATGCCTCTTTAAAGAACCAAACCATTTCAAACAATATTGCTAACGCAGACACACCGGGTTATAAAGCGCAACAAGTCGCATTTAAAGATGTTTTGAACAGTGAAATGAACAACGGCTTCCAGACAAAACGCACTGATGCCAGACATATTGACTTCGGTTCCGACACTGCACAGCAATCCTTCCGTATCGTTTCCAATACAAATACTACATACAACCATAACGGAAACAACGTTGACATTGACAAGGAAATGACTGAGCTGGCTAAAAACCAAATCTATTATCAAGGATTGGTAGATCGATTGAATGGGAAGTTTTCAAGCCTGCAGACAGTAATAAAAGGAGGAAGATAA
- the xerC gene encoding tyrosine recombinase XerC — MLNWFEAKKAFTEYLQIEKNASQYTIEYYQSDIDDFYGFLKRESIGQLEQVDYHIVRTYLTTLYEKKLSRRSVSRKISSLRSFYKFLDREKHVAANPFSQVVLPKTNQAVPGFLYMEELERLFEVSDSTTPLGQRNQAILELIYATGIRVSECTGLKLDDMDFDIGTMLVRGKGKKERYLPFGRFAEAAMQNYINNGRKELLQKTAKPSSAVFLNARGNPLTPRGLRLVLQKMVKEAALTIHLHPHKLRHTFATHMLNEGADLRVVQELLGHEHLSSTQIYTHVTKDRLRHVYMNSHPRAKQRND; from the coding sequence ATGCTAAACTGGTTTGAAGCGAAGAAAGCCTTTACAGAATATTTACAAATTGAAAAAAACGCTTCCCAATACACCATTGAATACTATCAAAGTGATATAGATGATTTCTATGGATTTCTGAAACGGGAATCCATCGGTCAATTGGAGCAAGTCGATTATCATATTGTACGAACCTACTTGACAACTCTTTATGAAAAGAAATTATCGAGGAGAAGCGTCTCTAGAAAAATTTCGAGTCTGCGCAGTTTTTACAAGTTTCTGGATCGGGAAAAACATGTAGCAGCGAACCCTTTCTCTCAAGTAGTGCTCCCGAAGACCAATCAGGCTGTGCCGGGTTTTTTGTATATGGAAGAATTGGAACGGTTATTTGAAGTGAGTGATTCGACAACACCCCTTGGTCAACGAAACCAGGCAATTCTCGAGTTGATTTATGCTACTGGAATACGCGTGAGTGAATGCACCGGATTGAAGCTTGATGACATGGACTTTGACATTGGAACCATGCTGGTAAGGGGAAAAGGAAAGAAAGAAAGATACTTGCCGTTTGGTCGTTTTGCTGAAGCCGCGATGCAAAACTACATAAACAATGGTAGAAAGGAACTGTTACAGAAAACGGCGAAGCCATCTTCTGCCGTTTTTTTAAACGCTAGAGGAAATCCCTTAACTCCACGTGGATTAAGACTGGTTTTGCAAAAGATGGTAAAGGAAGCTGCTTTGACGATTCATCTTCACCCTCACAAGTTGAGGCACACATTTGCAACCCATATGTTGAACGAAGGAGCGGATTTAAGGGTGGTTCAGGAGCTTCTGGGCCATGAACATTTATCTTCGACCCAGATTTATACACACGTCACCAAGGACAGACTTCGCCATGTTTACATGAACAGTCATCCAAGGGCGAAGCAGAGGAATGATTAG
- the fliG gene encoding flagellar motor switch protein FliG, protein MARYKELTGKQKAAILLISLGPDVSAQVYKHLTEEEIEKLTLEISSVKKVEAEQKEQILDQFHQIALAQDYISQGGIGYAKTVLEKALGQSEADSIINRLTSSLQVKPFDFARKAEPSQVLNFIQNEHPQTIALVLSYLDPEQASQILSELPQEMQADIAKRIAVMDSTSPEIITEVEQILERKLSATVTQDYTQTGGIQAVVEVLNGVDRSTERTILDALEIQDPELAEEIKKRMFVFEDIVTLDNRAIQRVIREVENDDLRLSLKVASEEVKNIVFNNMSTRMADTFKEEMEFMGPVRLRDVEESQSRIVSVIRRLEELGEIVIARGGGDDVIV, encoded by the coding sequence ATGGCAAGATACAAGGAATTAACAGGAAAGCAAAAGGCTGCAATATTACTGATTTCTCTCGGGCCCGATGTGTCTGCACAAGTATATAAACACTTGACTGAAGAGGAAATCGAAAAATTAACGTTGGAGATTTCTTCAGTGAAGAAGGTTGAAGCAGAGCAGAAAGAGCAAATTCTCGATCAGTTTCACCAGATAGCATTGGCGCAAGACTATATTTCCCAAGGAGGGATAGGTTACGCTAAAACGGTTTTGGAAAAGGCGTTGGGTCAGTCGGAAGCAGATAGTATCATTAATCGGCTGACGTCTTCCTTGCAGGTAAAACCCTTTGATTTTGCCCGTAAAGCAGAACCGTCACAAGTGCTTAACTTTATCCAAAACGAGCATCCGCAAACAATTGCACTTGTCCTATCGTATTTGGATCCGGAACAGGCGAGCCAAATTCTGTCTGAACTTCCGCAGGAAATGCAGGCTGATATTGCAAAACGGATTGCGGTCATGGATTCTACCTCCCCAGAAATTATAACGGAAGTGGAACAGATTCTGGAGCGGAAGTTATCAGCGACTGTCACGCAGGATTATACGCAAACGGGCGGGATTCAGGCAGTTGTGGAAGTGCTGAACGGTGTGGACCGGAGCACCGAGCGGACCATTCTGGATGCTTTGGAAATTCAGGACCCTGAACTCGCAGAGGAAATCAAGAAGCGCATGTTCGTATTTGAAGATATTGTCACATTGGATAACCGTGCCATACAGCGTGTGATCAGAGAAGTAGAGAATGATGATTTACGCTTGTCCTTGAAGGTTGCTAGTGAAGAAGTCAAAAATATCGTGTTCAATAATATGTCGACACGAATGGCCGATACTTTTAAAGAAGAAATGGAATTTATGGGGCCAGTTAGACTGCGCGATGTAGAAGAGTCTCAATCACGAATTGTTTCGGTAATTCGCCGGTTGGAAGAACTAGGTGAAATTGTTATAGCCCGTGGTGGAGGAGATGATGTGATTGTCTGA
- the codY gene encoding GTP-sensing pleiotropic transcriptional regulator CodY produces the protein MDLLNRARKINSMLQKTTGKSVNFNDMSATLRDIITANIFVVSRRGKLLGFAINQQIENERMKSMLEERQFPKEYTDSLFNIQETTSNIDIDSPYTAFPVENKELFQKGLTTIVPIIGGGERLGTLILSRLTQSFSEDDLLLAEYGATVVGMEILHEKTEEIEMEARSKAVVQMAISSLSYSELEAIEHIFDELDGNEGLLVASKIADRVGITRSVIVNALRKLESAGVIESRSLGMKGTYIKVLNNKFLVELEKIRSN, from the coding sequence ATGGATTTATTAAATCGTGCCAGAAAAATCAATTCAATGTTACAAAAAACTACAGGGAAGTCGGTAAATTTTAATGATATGTCTGCTACATTGAGAGATATCATTACGGCGAATATATTTGTGGTCAGCCGCAGAGGAAAACTATTAGGTTTTGCTATCAATCAGCAGATTGAAAACGAAAGAATGAAATCTATGCTGGAAGAAAGACAATTTCCAAAAGAATATACCGACAGTCTTTTCAATATTCAGGAAACTACTTCAAATATTGATATTGACAGTCCTTATACAGCCTTTCCGGTTGAAAACAAGGAACTGTTCCAGAAGGGTCTTACCACAATTGTGCCGATTATCGGAGGCGGAGAGCGATTAGGTACATTGATTCTGAGTAGACTCACTCAAAGCTTTAGCGAGGATGACCTTTTATTAGCTGAATACGGTGCAACTGTTGTCGGAATGGAAATCCTTCATGAAAAAACTGAAGAAATAGAAATGGAAGCTAGAAGCAAAGCAGTTGTACAAATGGCGATTAGTTCACTATCCTATAGCGAACTTGAAGCGATTGAGCATATTTTCGATGAACTGGATGGAAATGAAGGGTTGCTGGTGGCAAGTAAAATAGCCGACCGAGTAGGCATCACCCGATCGGTTATTGTCAATGCACTGAGAAAGCTGGAGAGTGCGGGTGTCATCGAATCCCGTTCTCTTGGAATGAAAGGGACCTATATTAAAGTCTTAAACAATAAATTCCTTGTTGAATTAGAAAAAATCAGATCCAACTAA
- the fliE gene encoding flagellar hook-basal body complex protein FliE yields the protein MSTPGEAQGQFANSLKNAIDTLNNYQVESDKKTQALANGEIDDLHDVMITAQKASITLNTAVEMQRKAIDAYNEVMRMQV from the coding sequence CTGTCCACTCCTGGAGAAGCACAGGGACAATTTGCTAATAGCTTAAAAAATGCAATCGATACGTTAAACAATTATCAGGTTGAATCAGACAAAAAGACGCAGGCATTGGCCAATGGAGAAATCGATGACTTACATGACGTCATGATTACAGCACAAAAAGCAAGCATTACACTGAACACCGCCGTCGAGATGCAACGTAAAGCCATTGATGCTTACAATGAAGTAATGAGGATGCAAGTGTAA
- the hslV gene encoding ATP-dependent protease subunit HslV — translation MESQQFHATTIFAVRHNGQSAMSGDGQVTLGNAVVMKHKAKKVRRLYRGKVLAGFAGSVADAFTLFEKFEGKLEAYNGNLSRAAVELAKEWRSDKVLRKLEAMLIVMDKEVMLLVSGTGEVIEPDDGLLAIGSGGNYALSAGRALTRHSKDLSAREIAQAAMEVAGEICVYTNDHITLEVLD, via the coding sequence ATGGAATCACAGCAATTTCATGCCACAACCATATTTGCTGTGCGGCATAATGGACAAAGTGCTATGAGCGGTGATGGGCAAGTCACATTAGGAAATGCGGTCGTTATGAAGCATAAAGCCAAAAAAGTCCGCAGATTGTATAGAGGGAAAGTTTTGGCTGGATTTGCCGGGTCGGTAGCCGATGCTTTCACTTTATTTGAAAAATTTGAAGGGAAATTGGAAGCTTACAATGGAAATCTGTCAAGAGCAGCAGTTGAGTTAGCGAAAGAGTGGCGCAGCGACAAGGTTCTGCGGAAACTCGAAGCCATGCTGATTGTTATGGACAAAGAAGTAATGCTGCTGGTTTCCGGCACAGGAGAAGTGATTGAACCAGATGATGGTTTGCTGGCAATCGGATCAGGTGGAAATTATGCTTTGAGTGCAGGCCGGGCATTGACACGTCATTCCAAAGACCTGTCTGCCAGGGAAATTGCTCAGGCTGCTATGGAAGTAGCTGGGGAAATATGTGTGTACACTAATGATCATATAACTCTCGAAGTACTGGATTAA
- the hslU gene encoding HslU--HslV peptidase ATPase subunit has translation MTLNKTPKQIVEQLDQYIIGQTNAKKSVAIALRNRYRRMQLDDKLRDEIVPKNILMIGPTGVGKTEVARRLAKLVGAPFVKVEATKFTEVGYVGRDVESMVRDLVEMAVRMVKQEKMETVMDKAEEQANKRLVKILVPEEKKQNNFKNPLEMFFPQQGAENQEQDQESDHQEIESRRKRIRHQLSLGELEDRMVTIEVDEQTPSMFDMLQGSGMEQMGMNMQDALGQFMPKKKKKRRLSVSEARKVLTQQEAQKLIDMDEVAQDAVDKVEQSGMIFIDEIDKVAGKSDQSANVSREGVQRDILPIVEGSTVVTKHGPVQTDHILFIAAGAFHMAKPSDLIPELQGRFPIRVEFDKLSIEDFRNILTEPSNALLKQYQALLATEGIKVEFTDDAVTRIAEVAFHVNQETDNIGARRLHTILEKLLEELSFEAPDINMEKVEITPQYVDEKLSSIAKNKDLSQYIL, from the coding sequence ATGACGTTAAATAAGACTCCAAAACAAATTGTCGAACAACTCGATCAGTACATAATTGGTCAAACCAATGCGAAAAAGTCTGTTGCAATCGCACTTCGCAATCGCTATAGAAGGATGCAGCTTGATGATAAATTACGTGACGAAATCGTACCTAAAAACATTTTGATGATTGGACCGACTGGTGTTGGTAAAACAGAAGTCGCCAGACGTCTGGCAAAACTTGTAGGTGCTCCGTTTGTAAAAGTTGAAGCGACCAAATTCACGGAAGTCGGATATGTAGGTCGCGATGTAGAATCAATGGTCCGTGATTTGGTCGAGATGGCCGTCCGTATGGTCAAACAGGAAAAAATGGAAACAGTGATGGATAAAGCGGAAGAACAGGCGAACAAACGACTGGTCAAAATACTGGTTCCGGAAGAGAAAAAACAGAACAATTTTAAAAATCCACTCGAAATGTTTTTCCCGCAGCAAGGCGCTGAAAATCAGGAGCAGGACCAGGAGAGCGACCATCAGGAAATCGAAAGCAGACGCAAACGAATTCGCCACCAGCTCTCGCTCGGTGAATTGGAAGACAGGATGGTTACAATCGAAGTGGATGAGCAGACGCCATCGATGTTTGATATGTTACAAGGATCCGGTATGGAACAAATGGGCATGAATATGCAGGATGCGCTCGGCCAGTTCATGCCGAAGAAGAAAAAGAAACGGCGCTTGTCCGTTTCCGAAGCTAGGAAGGTATTGACTCAACAGGAGGCCCAAAAACTTATCGATATGGATGAAGTAGCTCAGGATGCAGTCGATAAGGTAGAGCAGTCAGGGATGATTTTCATTGATGAAATCGATAAAGTAGCTGGCAAGAGCGACCAATCGGCAAATGTGTCAAGAGAAGGTGTACAGCGGGATATCCTGCCTATTGTGGAAGGATCGACTGTTGTTACAAAGCACGGCCCTGTCCAGACTGATCATATTTTGTTCATTGCAGCAGGGGCTTTTCATATGGCTAAGCCGTCAGATTTGATACCCGAGCTTCAGGGGCGTTTCCCGATTCGGGTAGAGTTTGACAAATTGTCGATTGAGGATTTTCGAAATATTTTAACGGAACCATCGAACGCACTATTGAAACAGTACCAGGCCCTTCTAGCTACAGAAGGTATAAAAGTTGAATTTACGGACGATGCTGTGACTAGAATTGCCGAAGTAGCCTTCCACGTCAACCAGGAAACAGATAACATTGGTGCACGAAGGCTTCACACTATTCTGGAGAAGCTGTTGGAAGAGTTATCATTCGAAGCTCCGGATATCAACATGGAAAAGGTAGAAATAACTCCTCAATATGTTGATGAAAAACTGAGCAGTATCGCCAAAAATAAGGATTTAAGCCAGTATATATTGTAA